The following proteins are encoded in a genomic region of Canis lupus familiaris isolate Mischka breed German Shepherd chromosome 6, alternate assembly UU_Cfam_GSD_1.0, whole genome shotgun sequence:
- the VPS37D gene encoding vacuolar protein sorting-associated protein 37D, with translation MYRARAARAGPEPGSPGRFGILSTGQLRDLLQDEPKLDRIVRLSRKFQGLQLEREACLASNYALAKENLALRPRLEMGRAALAIKYQELREVAESCADKLQRLEESMHRWSPHCALGWLQAELEEAEQEAEEQMEQLLLGEQSLEAFLPAFQRGRALAHLRRTQAEKLQELLRRRERSAQPAPPAAAEPPKPFPAAAVLPTGAARGPPAVPRSLPPLDSRPMPPLKGSPGCPLGPAPLLSPRPSQPEPPHR, from the exons atGTACCGGgcccgggcggcgcgggcggggccggAGCCCGGCAGCCCGGGGCGCTTTGGGATCCTCAGCACCGGGCAGCTCCGGGACCTGCTTCAGGATGAGCCCAAGCTGGACCGGATCGTGCGGCTCAGCAGGAAG TTCCAGGGCCTGCAGCTGGAGCGCGAGGCATGCCTGGCCTCCAACTACGCGCTAGCCAAGGAGAACCTGGCACTGCGGCCCCGCCTGGAGATGGGCCGGGCCGCCCTGGCTATCAAATACCAGGAGCTTCGAGAGGTGGCCGAGAGCTGTGCGGACAAGCTGCAGCGACTGG AGGAGAGCATGCATCGCTGGAGCCCCCACTGTGCACTGGGCTGGCTGCAGGCTGAGCTGGAAGAGGCTGAGCAGGAGGCTGAG gagcaGATGGAGCAGCTGCTGCTGGGTGAGCAGAGCCTGGAggccttcctgcctgccttccagcGCGGCCGCGCCCTGGCCCACCTGAGGCGGACCCAGGCGGAGAAGCTGCAGGAGCTGCTGCGGCGCCGGGAGCGGTCTGCCCAGCCGGCTCCCCCTGCTGCTGCAGAGCCCCCCAAACCCTTCCCCGCTGCAGCTGTCCTGCCCACAGGGGCCGCCCGGGGGCCGCCAGCAGTGCCCCGGAGCCTGCCTCCCTTGGACTCCCGCCCGATGCCCCCTCTGAAGGGCTCCCCCGGGTGCCCCCTTGGCCCTGCCCCTCTGCTGAGCCCTCGGCCCTCGCAACCAGAGCCCCCCCACCGGTAG